The stretch of DNA TCGATGCCTTCGTGCCGGAACTGCAAACCGAGTTACCCATCGCCGCCACCTCAGCAGAGCTGAATGCCCAATGGCCCGATCGCGGCGAGTTCAATCTCGCTAAAATTATTGTCGGCGCAGAAGGGACGTTGGGAACCATCACCGAAGCGGTCCTCCATGCCGTGCCGCTCCCCCAACAACGCGGCGTCGCCTGTCTACAGTTTCGCACAATCGATGCGGCGCTCAAATCTGTGACAACAATCCTGAAGACAGAGCCGTCAGCCATCGAAATGCTCGACAAGTACATCATCGAACTGTCGCGCACCAACTTGGAATACCGCAGCTACTTAGATTTCGTCGAAGGGACGCCCGAGGCGCTGTTGATTGTCGAATACAGCGGCGACACCTTGGAGTTTGTTCAAGACAAACTTGACCAACTGGAGCAAATCCTCGCCGATTGGGAGGGCCTAGAAAAATACATCCCAGCAGTCGACCCCGCGCAACGGGACCGCATTTGGAATTGCCGCAAAGCGAGTGCGCCTTTACTCCTCAGCATCCCCGGTGCCCGCAAGCCAATTGCCTTTGTCGAGGATCCCGCCGTCGCTCCGGGACAGGCGGCGGAATTCGCCCGGCGCTTTCGTGAAATCCTCGACCGCCGTGGCGTCGCCGGATCGTTTTATGGGCATGCCTCCGTCGGTTGCCTGCACATCCGGCCGATGCTCGATACGAAAACCGCCGAGGATTTGACCGCACTCAAAGAAATTTCCGACGAAGTTGCCGCTCTAATCGGCGAATTCCACGGTTCCATGTCGGGCGAACATGGCGATGGACTGGCCCGCAGTTACCACAATCGCGACCTGTTCGGCGAGAAGTTGTACGCAGCCTTTGAAGAGGTCAAACGCCTATTCGATCCCCGTGGCTTGATGAATCCTGGCAAGGTGGTCAGCGATGTCTCACCCGTCGAAAATCTGCGCTATGGTACGGAGTATCGCGGACGTGATATCAAAACGTTTCTCGATTTCAGCGGCGAAGCAGCCAGCGCCGGTACAACGGGAAACGGATTTCTGGCAGCGACGGAGATGTGCAATGGCTCGGGGGTCTGTCGCAAAACCAACACCGGCACGATGTGCCCTTCGTTCATGGCGACGCGCGACGAAGAACATTCCACCCGCGGCCGCGCAAATGCACTGCGACTCGCTCTGTCGGGACAATTGGCGGATGATGCGTTAACGTCACAACGGATGTACGACGTGATGGACCTGTGCTTGATGTGCAAGGGATGCAAAGCGGAATGCCCGTCGAACGTCGATGTCGCCAAACTCAAAGTCGAATTCCTTGCTCAATATTACCAAACGCATCGCCCCTCTCTCGGCACAGTCGTAATGGCCCACACGGGACGTCTCAATCGCATCGGTTCGGCGCTGGCCCCGGTCTCAAATTGGTTAGCCCGTCTGCCCGGCGCTGCCTACCTGACGGAAAAACTGTTCGGCGTCGACCGTCGCCGCCAATTACCCACATTCCAGCACGACCATTTCGGCCGCTGGTTCAGTCGCCACACGCCGCACCCCGGAGCCGGACAGAACGGTAAAGTCATTCTGTTAGATGATTGTTTGACCAGCTTTTGCGAACCAAACATCAATCGCGCTGCTGTGCAATTGCTCGAACGCGCAGGATATACCGTCGAATTGGCGGGACTCCAATGTTGCGGCCGGCCGTATTTCTCCAAGGGGCTGATCGCGCAGGGCAAATCCTTGGTCGAAAAGAACATTGCGACCTTGGACAAACTCTCCGCCGAGGATGTGCCGATTTTAGGTTGCGAACCGAGTTGCCTGCTGTCGTTGGTCGACGAATATCCCGACCTCGTTCCCACCGATGCGGCCCAACACGTCCGTTCGCGAAGTTTTACACTCGATGCCTGGCTGGCCGAACAATCCGCCGCTGGAAGGTGCGACCTGAAATTTGATCCCTTAGACCAATCCGCCCTGTTACATGGCCACTGCCAACAAAAAGCACTCGTCGGCACGTCCGGCACGATTGATGCGTTGAAACTCATCCCGCAATTGAACGTGACCGAAGTCAATTCCGGCTGTTGCGGCATGGCCGGTTCGTTCGGCTATGAGCATTACGATGTGAGCATGGCCATCGGCGAACGCGTGTTGTTTCCCGCAGCCAAGACACACACCACTGGACCGGTGCTCGCGCCAGGCTTCTCCTGCCGGCACCAACTCGCCGACGGCACAGGGACGCAAGCGTTGCATCCCATCGAGTTGCTTGCGCAACAATTAACGCCGGATGATCAACCCTAAGCGTCACTTTTTATCCAGCACGTCCGCCATGGGCAATTCGTCAAGGCTACCAATGCCGAAGACCGACAAGAAGCGCGGCGTGGTGTGATAGGTGACCTCTTTGGGATTTTCCTCGTCGCGGTGAATTTCGATCAATTGACGGCGCACCAATTGACTCAGCAGTCCACCGGCGTTTTTACGACCGGTCGCCTCGGCATCCTCACGGGTGATTGGCTGTTGATAAGCAACCAACGCTAAAATCCCCAGCGCATCTTGTGAGAGCTTGACTTCCCGCGGACCAACCCCGAAGACGCGATTGCGGACACGCGAAAACGACTCACGCAGTGCGAGAGTGTATCCCCCCTCCCCCAACCGAATCTCGTAGGGACGGTTTTCTGCCGCATACGTTTGATTCATCTCATCGGCGAGGCTCTGCACCGCGCTACTGTTGAAG from Symmachiella dynata encodes:
- a CDS encoding FAD-binding and (Fe-S)-binding domain-containing protein; protein product: MPLPLETELRQQIAGDVLFDDVSRGLYSTDASIYQIPPIGVVLPKSKADVRAAVQVAAAHGVPILPRGGGTSLSGQTVAAAIVIDFSKYMNRILEIDAERGLVRIEPGVVLDQLNTALKPHGLQFGPDVSTSNRAALGGMIGNNSAGSRSVRHGKTIDHVRDLHVLLADGTELQCEPLDADAIAQRQSLETTEGEIYRRLPAIVDAVRDEIIARYPRILRRVSGYNLDAFVPELQTELPIAATSAELNAQWPDRGEFNLAKIIVGAEGTLGTITEAVLHAVPLPQQRGVACLQFRTIDAALKSVTTILKTEPSAIEMLDKYIIELSRTNLEYRSYLDFVEGTPEALLIVEYSGDTLEFVQDKLDQLEQILADWEGLEKYIPAVDPAQRDRIWNCRKASAPLLLSIPGARKPIAFVEDPAVAPGQAAEFARRFREILDRRGVAGSFYGHASVGCLHIRPMLDTKTAEDLTALKEISDEVAALIGEFHGSMSGEHGDGLARSYHNRDLFGEKLYAAFEEVKRLFDPRGLMNPGKVVSDVSPVENLRYGTEYRGRDIKTFLDFSGEAASAGTTGNGFLAATEMCNGSGVCRKTNTGTMCPSFMATRDEEHSTRGRANALRLALSGQLADDALTSQRMYDVMDLCLMCKGCKAECPSNVDVAKLKVEFLAQYYQTHRPSLGTVVMAHTGRLNRIGSALAPVSNWLARLPGAAYLTEKLFGVDRRRQLPTFQHDHFGRWFSRHTPHPGAGQNGKVILLDDCLTSFCEPNINRAAVQLLERAGYTVELAGLQCCGRPYFSKGLIAQGKSLVEKNIATLDKLSAEDVPILGCEPSCLLSLVDEYPDLVPTDAAQHVRSRSFTLDAWLAEQSAAGRCDLKFDPLDQSALLHGHCQQKALVGTSGTIDALKLIPQLNVTEVNSGCCGMAGSFGYEHYDVSMAIGERVLFPAAKTHTTGPVLAPGFSCRHQLADGTGTQALHPIELLAQQLTPDDQP
- the scpB gene encoding SMC-Scp complex subunit ScpB, which produces MDNPPADEFSDELDISAEEIDAQYLRAVEAMDDADWGIEVPEAVPEATVEGDGEAETSPGEETIAAGASASEAESSSADDDDEQEDQSPRFTPPQILEAALFVGGKPLTSKKLAGLLGDSFNSSAVQSLADEMNQTYAAENRPYEIRLGEGGYTLALRESFSRVRNRVFGVGPREVKLSQDALGILALVAYQQPITREDAEATGRKNAGGLLSQLVRRQLIEIHRDEENPKEVTYHTTPRFLSVFGIGSLDELPMADVLDKK